The window CAGAAGTCACATGTGTCCAAGCAAACATGTGCTCACCATCCCCCACAGGCACCTCTCACACATGAACCTAAATGTGTACAAATTAGATGCTGGCACAAATCCTCCGTGCTTCTGCTTATGCCTCAAGATGCACAAGAGCACATATGCACATGGCTGCCCACACCTTTCATTCGGGTACACACGCCATGTTTGCACAcacctgtgtgcacacactcacacacacacgtgaacacGTTACTGCCCCAGAGCAGTGCTAGTTCACCCATCTTGGCAACTGTGAGTGTGGGGATTATGGCTAGAGGAATGACAGGGACTTTTTAGGTATCTCCTTGGGGGCCGGGATGAACCAAGGCCTCTGAAGAATGACAAGGCCCTGCCCTCCTTGAGATGAGGTCCTAGAAGGCCGTCTCCAGGGCAGGGCATGTGTTCCTCTATCCCTACAGCCCCATCCGAGGAACAGGCATTTCCCTTAGTGACCTAGAGCTGGTCCAGAGGGCTGGGAACAGGAAATGCAGGGCCTCACCAGACAACCTCGCCGACATTGGAGGAGATGAGGTAGCGGATGAATTGCTTCATGTTGTTGTAGATGGCCCGGCCCTCCTCCACTGCAGCCACAATTGAGGCAAAGTTGTCATCTGACAGCACCATCTCGGCTGCCGACTTGGCCACAGCTGTGCCGGAGCCCATGGCAATGCCAATCTCTGCTTTCTTCAGAGCCGGGGCATCATTCACCCCGTCTCCAGTCTAGGGGCCAAGGTAGGTAGGACCATGCCTGAGAAACTTCTCTTCCACCTCCTTGACTCCTCTCAACTAAGCCTATCCCTAAGCTCAGGGGATGTCCCCAAGGAAGCAGACAGCTGAACAAAACAAATGGTGAGGTTGAGAATGAGCTCAGAGATTGGGCTGGGGTATGAGGCAGAGGGGGAAGCCAAGTGTTGCAGACAAGGACAAATTTGAAGAGAAGGTCAATTCTAAGGTCAGAGAAGATGGTGAGGGTGGACTTGGGGATGACAGTGGGTCACTGATGAGGATAGAGATGAAATTCAGGTTGGATGTGGTATAAAATACAAAGCTGAGGTTAAGGGCAAAGTTAAGGTTAAGTCAGGGATGAGGTCAAGGTTGTGGCCCAGGCAAAGGATCAGGTGGGTGTTATAGTTAAGGTAAAGGCTGGAGCCAAGGTGAAGGTCAGGGTCACACTGGACTCagactcaaaattaaaaactagacTAAGGCAAAGGTCAAGTCAAAGTCAAAGGCCAAATCAAGGTTATGGCCCACATCAGGAGTGATGTCACAGACAAGGTTGGAGTTGCAGTCAAGGTGAAGATTAGAGGCCACATAAAGTTGAGGTCTACAAAAAGTATTGGGTTGGAGGTCAAGGTCAATGTCAAGGATCAGGTGAGGGTGCAGGTCAAGACTGCAGCCCATTTAGGGCTGACCCAAAGTAAAAATCAGATTAAGACGGTCAAGTTCAAGGTCAGGGACCAAGTCAATATGAAGgtcaaaaataaagtcaagaacCAGATTATAATTATGGTCAAGTCAAGATTGGTGCCCAGCTCAGTATCAAGGTCAAGACTGGATCACAGGTCAGCATTAAAGTAAAGAACTGGGGGATGGAGGTCAACAGAGGCCAGGTCAGGGGTGAGACTGGGTTCAAGAGTCAGCTGAGTGTTGATGAATAGGTTAGTAATCAAgaatgagacaaaacaaaaactgggcCCAAACAAAATGTCCATCgaaaggtgaatggataagtaaactgaCTCACAGTGGAATGCTActcaatgctaaaaaaaaaaaaaaaaaaaaaaaaaaaaaagcaatcatctGCTGATACCCAAAGCCACATggataaatttcaaaacaaagaagccacacacaagaatacatactatatgattccattcatgtgAAAATCTAGGACAGACAATCTATGGTGGAAAAATGGCCTGTTGTGGGAGAGGGTCCTGATGGGGAAGGTGCATGAGGGAACTTCATGTCTCCATGGTAATATTCCTTATCTTGATAAGAGTTTGGATGACACCCAAAGGTGTGTCTGCATTTATCAAAACATGTCAAATGAATGCTATGCTTAAGACTTGTGCATTTCATTGCGTGTTAGTTTTacctcaaaaaggaaaaaaaatagaaccacaaAGAAATGCTGCTCTCTAGATAGAGTATGCATTCTAAATTATGTGAGGGTGAAGTGTATTGATGCctgcaatttactttgaaatttacTTAAGAAAAGCTGGATtgaggatggatagatggataggtaTGTGCAAAGCAAATATAACAGAACGTTACTTGTAGAATCTAGATCGCGGATATTATAGATGTTtactaaaaaactattttaatttctttttgtgtttgagactttttgtaataaaatgccgaaaaaataagaatgaagcaGGGACAGATGTTGTATGGGTTGCTCTTTCCAAGCTCTACGGTCAGtgaccctcctccccctcccaactCCTCACCACCTCCACTAGGCTCCCATCTTGTGGCCTCACCATGGCGGTGATCTCATTGAAGGACTGTAGGTTCTCTACAATTCGGGACTTGTGTGCAGGTTCCACACGGGCAAAGCAGCACGCTGTGCGGCAGGCCTGGCGTTGCTGCTCAGGGCTGAGGTCATCGAATTCGCGACCCGTGTAGGCCTTGCCCACCACATCCTCTGTGTCCTTGAAGATGCCAAGCCGGCGGCAGATGGCCACAGCTGTGCCTTTGTTGTCCCCTGTGATCATGACCACACGGATGCCGGCCTGGTGGCAGCGTGCGATGCAAGCAGCCACCTCGGGCCTTGGAGGGTCCAGCATGCCCACGCAGCCCACAAAAGTCAGGTCCATCTGTAGGGAGGGCGCAGATGCAAGTGGGGCCTGGGCCCACGCTCAAGCTGCTACCTGCCCGGCCCTGGCAGAGAGACACGTGGCTCCcagccctgggccctgccctggCACGCACCTCGTACTGCGCAAATTTGCTGCAGTCATCCAGCTGCATGTCCTCCTTCCTTGGGGGTGCATCCCGAGTGGCCAGTGCCAGGCAACGCAGCGTGTCTGAGCCGGAGCCCCAATCCCGGATCTTGGCGAGGATCTGCTCCCTGGAGGTGGCGTTCAGGGGTACTGTGCAGCTTCCCACTCGGACTGAGCTGCAGCGCTCGATCACACTCTCAGGAGCCCCCTGCgtcacaggggaggggagaggtaaCTCTGTCAGTTAGgacccctcctttccctcttgcCCAACAGAGGAAGTTGAGGCCCAGAAATGGGAAAAGGCCATCCAAGGGGACACACAGCAAGGCATGGACCAGAATCCATTCTCCGGAAGCTCAGAGTGGAAACCAAGGGGGCCCCACTGGGAGAAACCCAAAAGGAATGGGGGGTAGTGGCTGCCCGTGGGgaggcctccctccccccaccaatcCAGAGCTGAGAAGGTCTGCTACAGcatctggggcagggggtgggaataGGATTGGCAGTCCTCCTACATGCCCTGTTTCCCTGCCAACCTGGTGCTACCAGGATCCCAATTCTGTAGGGGGGTTCAGCAACGGGAAGCAGgctgagccctgcctggggaCCAGAGACACAGCCATGCTGAGGGGTGGTGGGTGTGGCCCTGGGAAAATGTGACAGGGGTGACAGGCTCCTCAGTAGCCTTGGGGTCTCACCTTGGGTCTCACCCCGGGCCTGGGAATAGCTTCTGAGCCCTTCGTCatgccttctccctctccccaaaggAGAGGAGAGTTTTCAAAGTGGCTAAGTTTTCAAAGTAGCCTGAGATCCCAATACAGAAgccttttcatttcaaaagaagtTAAAACTTCCACTTCAGCATGAAGTTAGGGCTGTGATTCCTACGTCAGGTTGAAAAGCAGTGACAGTAACAGTGCTATGGGCAGAAGTCTGGATGGGAGACTTCCCTCTCTAGGACTCAGCTGCCAAAACATGAAGCACCAAAGATGGGCACCAACTACCTCAATGCCCCTCATCAGAGGTGAAAGGCTTCCGAGACCTTCCAGCTTGATCCTGCCATTtggatggggagactgaggcccatgGAAGAGCAAAGGTGACCCCAAGGTCATGTGGTGAGGCAGTGcctctcagcccagagctgggACCATGGTGAGGGACAGGCCTTGGTGCCTAGCCCCGCCTTTATCTCCACCAAGACCAGATCCTGCTCCCAGTGCCCCACGGCAGGCTGACCACCCTCGTTCTGGATCCGCTGCTTTGACCGTGGGCCTCACAGCTCCCTTGGTCTCCCACAGCTGCAGTCACTGGCTCTTTAGAACACTGGAGATCGGATCTCCCAGGGACTCCACATGGGCAGCGGCCCTAGGCCAGTTAGGCAGGCCCCACCTTCACAAACATCTTGCTGCCCTGGGCTGCCAGGCCAGGGCGAGTGGGCGTGCAGTACACTGACATGGACTTCCGGTCCCGGGAGAACTCCAAAGTAAACTCCTTCCGCATCAGCTGCTTGATGACCTACGGGGCCCAGGAGGGTCAGGATGTGAGAGGCAGAGCCAGCAAGTCTCACTGCTTTCTTTCCAGCTGCCCGATCCTACGAAGAGCCTCCTGCTCCCTGTGGGATGGTGCCTATCCTCCTCTGAGCCTGGCATTGGAAgcccccatctccctctccaGCCTGAGAAATGCCAAAAGGTTGCCACTTCCTGACCATGCTGTGTACTTCCCAACTCTGAATCCTCGCCCACACTcagtcttttcctctcttttcttcctagcAAAGTCTTACTAGCGTCTgaagtccctcctcctcccagaagCCTCCCAAGATTTcgccttcctctctcccttctctagtTGCCCAGAAGCCCCCGCTATGAGGCCTGTGGCCAGAGCTCTCACTCTACTCACCGCATTGCAGGCACTGGCTCGTTCCACTCGGGACAGGGCCTGGAGGTTGGTGTCAAACACGTTCATTTTCTCCACCAGGCAAGTCAGGGCTGTCTCCGTGGCCTCTCCCACCTTCTCATATACGCCCTTAGCCTGGTAGGGCCCAGAGTACAGGGCGTGAAGAGCAGGAAAGCCTCCAGTGGACCCCCAAGCCTCACCTCCCACTCACTCCCTGACCCCTAGAGCTCCCTTGGCCAGTTACCTTAAACCTCCTTTGCATCAGGCCTCTGGACCCTTCCCAGCCCAGCTGACATGAGGTCTGGGTAGCATCCGACACTgatgcttcccttcccttctgaccCTTCCCTGACATCAGTGAACATGTGTTCTCCCGGCCGTCTACCTCATGCTCTGCATgctcccagcctccttccccagaTTCCTCTTTCTAAACCCTGCTGTCCGGtccctgcttctcccctcccATCTTCTCTCCCTGAGGCCTCCTACgctccctgctgcccccacccttcATGCGCTTGACTTCCAGTGCCCAGCCTGGCAGTGACCTTTCCCCTGAACTCCAAGCTGCCTGTTGGACTTGGTTCCTTACTGACCCTCAGgccacctccccttccccctgtATTTGCCATTCCAGTGACATTCCCAGCCCGGACACCAACCAGGAGCTATCCTCCGACTCGTTCACCTAACAAGTCACCAAGTCCCAGGAGTTTCGTTCCTAATTCTCTCTCCAACCTAtgccttctcccctttccctgaaGCCCCAGCCAGCAACTCTCCGACCTGGAGGACCACACAGGACTTCCTGAATCCAGTCTTGCCCTATCTGTTCCATCCTTCACATAGAAGCCTGATCTTTCGTAAATGCAGATCTGACCATTATCACTCTCCTGCTCAAAACCCTTTGGTGGCTCACTATTGTCCTCAGCTCGTTATGGGACCTAACTTGGTGTGGTCAAGTCCTTCCCTCAGGTAGGAGTGTCTTCCTGCATATTCCATTCTACTGCTCCAGCTGCAGTCAAGGGCATTCAATGCCTATATCACATCAGGCTGCTCCTGACCTATGGGCCTTTTTCGGGCTGTGCCTTCTACTTTAAACACCCTCCCTAGCCCTGCTCCCCTAATTTCTTCCTCTAGGCACCCTGGCACTACAGTCCCTTACATTACAGTCCCCCACAGTCCAAGAGCCCTAAGGCACTTAGGGCACTGGTTCTAAAGCCAGTCTGAGGAAGGAATGGCAGTGGGGGGTTGTGCAGGGGTGGCAGTGCCCCTGGGGTGTGGCACTCCAAAGGGTAAGGGACTGCCAATCCTGGGAGttctgagactcagagaagcgTCTGTCCTGGGCACCTGGATACTAGGGAAGTCACGAAAGGGAGCTGGGGCCCACCTCATTGTAGTCCAGCGCTGAGTCGTTGCACAGGGCACAGATTGTCGCCAGCTCCACCAGCCCATCGAACTGCCCACAGCGCACGAGCTGCTCCGCCTGCCTCCTGTGGGGCTGGGTCTCAGTACCGGGGCATTTAGCCCGGCCCCTGGGAGGCGCACAGCTTCTTGATCCCGCCCCCAGGAAGCCTCGCCCACTGACGACTCTCGGAGCCGTCTGTGTCTGTCCGGTGTAGCCCAGCTCACCAGGAAACCACGCCCACCCACTCTCCCTCGCCCAGCACTCACACTTCGCCCTCCGGGGCGTAAGTGGTGCCGGAGATGGTGAACTCGTGCAAACGGCAGGAGCTTGCTTCAGCTTCGGCTACCACGAACATCTGGGGAGCGTAGAAGCATGCTCAGGCAAGCCCTCACCTCTCTCCTCCTTGGGCAACCGGTCTGAATAAAGCCTGATACCAGGGTGGGGTTCTCTGGGCCCCCAGAAAAGCCACTGGCCTTCCCTCTTGCCAAGGTCTGAGATACACTGTTAAGGGTAGGGTTCAGGCTGAGGCAGGGCCTCTGCTCTGGACCCCTGACGGGTTTATGGCTGGTTCTTCAATGTTCTGGAAGGAGCGGCAGAAAGCCTGGGTCCTTGCCCATTTTGTTATGTGATTCCTGGCTGAGAACCTGAGCATTAGTTTCTCCACCGGTAACACGAGAAGAGAGTGGGGTCACACTAGAGctgcccctctcttccctttgAAAGGATGAGTTCCTGGCCCCCGAGGGAGGAAACCCACGGCCTGCTCTGAGGCAGAGACCCTCCTGCCCAAAGGTGTTCCCAGAGAGTGTGCTCTTAGGCCTGCCGGGTCACCTGTGCACTTCAGGGTCAGGGGGTTCACCCCTCCCAGGGCAGCGCATTTTTTTGTCTGTCAGCCAGCTCTGCCAGGGAGAGCTCTTGCTTTCTGGAAACTGCTTTGCCGTACATTCCCAAGCCAATGGCTAGCTCAGCACCCAGGAGGTGCTCACTAAATGCCCCTTCCTTTGagctctcctccctgctcctagGGGGCAGCCCTCCAGCCAGCATAAACTCTTGAGAAGTCGTTTCTCAGCTCCTTGTCCAGCATGTACGGCCTCTACAACTTCCCCATAGTGtgtttttcaaatctttatttcaGTTAAGGAACCCTCTGTTCAAATGAAGTCCTACTAGAGATTTTAAAGGTCAGGGGCCTCAGGATATAAAGCTTGCTGGTGCCCCTTCCCCTGTGACAACCTCTGACGGGCTTCAAGTTCTCGGATACAGAGCCTGAGTTTCCCAGTGGGCAGATTATGGAGCAGAGGTGAGAGAAGGGGGATGGGAGAATCTGAGAGGGGTGGGAAGCCCACAACCTGCACCATtaccccacccacccctctgccccatgGGCCTGCTGGAGTCTCAGCCAGAATCCCTGGAGCATGCAGGCAGCAGGCCCAGGATCTGGGACTGAGTGCCAGGAAATGAATAATTCCTGCCCTGGCCCTTCCCAGGTCACTGGAGCTGACATATCTGGTGACAGGAGTTGACTGCAGAGTCACAGTGGAGCAGGACAGAACCTGGCTCAGATGCCAAGGCTGTACTTGACCCCCTCCCGTGTCCTTTATGGTTGTCTACCAAAGCTTGCAAACCCAAActgcaggtgaagaaactgagcttCATAGGCAATGACCTGCCACAGTGATATGTGGGTCCTAGTGACACGTGTCCAGCCAGACTTAGCTGTTCTGCCCCGGGAAAACCTGGATCTGCTCCCCACCATGGGGCAGCCCACAGGCTCTCTGCTCCATCTGCTGCCAAAGAGCAGTCAAGGGGCAGCCCAAAGAGGGAATTCGGCCAGCTGAACGCCACACGGCAACACCGGTGGGGCCCCAAGCTGGCCGCAACCACTCACCCGGCAGACAGACATCTGATTGGTGGTGAGTGTGCCTGTCTTGTCGGAGCAGATGACCGAGGTGCAGCCCAGCGTCTCCACAGAGGGCAGACTCCGCACAATGGCATTCTTGCGTGCCATGCGCCGTGTGCCCAGAGCCAGGCATGTAGTGATAACAGCTGGGAGGCCCTCAGGGATGGCAGCCACAGCCAGAGCCACGGCAATCTTGAAGTAGTAGACGGCACCACGAAGCCAGGAGCCACCATGGGCTGGGTCAGCGAAGTGGCTGATGTTGATGACCCACACGGCCACACAGATCACAGAGATGGCACGGGACAGCTGCCGCCCGAACTCATCCAGCTTGTGCTGCAGCGGTGTCCGCTCTGGCTCCACTGCCGCCATCTGACTCCGGATCTTACCCAGCTCTGTGTGCAGGCCTGTGGCCACTGCCACCCCCAGTGCCTTGCCCGATGCGATGTTGGTACCCTGGCCAAGGGAAAGGTGAGAAGGGCTGCTTAGCACCCTGGTTAGGGCTGAGGACCCCTGACTCCTTCGGGCTGGCGTAAGGTGCTTATCCCCCTACTAAGCTTTTTGTCTCCGTGTCACTTAGTGCTCTCAGACTTATGCAGCTATGTAGGACCAAGCTATCGCTGTCATCTTGATGACAGTGTCAGCTCTATGAAGGCAAGGGCTTGGTTCAGCACCACGTCCCCAGTGACTAGCATGGGGAAGCACCAGGCCAATATTGACGATAGGATCAACCAGCACAGCACAACATCAATCCCCCAAAATGTGATTCAGAAAAAGCCAATGTGGCCATGTAGGAGTGCCAAAGCTGACTGTGATCCTAGGTAAATAatctgtaaatatttactgaagaatCCAGAAAACAAGTTTACGTCCATCCACTCCCAGGGCCCTGGTAAAATCCTTAAGTCCTGATGTAAAGGCTAGCTAGCCTTGAGCCTCTGTGTCCTCTTTGATAAAACGGTCCCACAAAGGAGCTTCTCTGAGGGGGCTAATAACCCGGTACCCCTTCAGACAGGTGTCCTGGGCTGAGGCTTGAGAAAAGGTAGGTGCCAGTAGcaacctcagtttcttttctcttgtccTGAGCAATGCAGCTTCTACTCTCCCATCCCCCTGTGCCCACAATTTGCAGGCCCTTCAGCTAAGGAAATGACCTGCAGTTAGCCAGAGCGTGCACCTCAGAAGGCTGCTTAGTGACAGCTGCTGATGCTGGAGCATGCCTTGTAaagtccctccccacctcaaagcAGCTTGTCCAAGGCTTCCATGCATCTAGGCAGGCAGTTCTTAAGAACTCGGAGCAAATGTTGTGTTCTCCATTTCTGTTCACTTCCGGGGAAGTCTTCTAGCCCTATAACTTGGTGCCCTGGGACATGGCCAAATGGCCTGACCTATCGTGGCTTCTGTGTTCAGCCTCTGGCTGTTTCTGGGCGGCCTGTAACCTTCGCTGGTTAAGTACCTCTGAGGCCACAGGGCCATATCATTCCCAGCATGGCTGAACCCACCACCCTCCCTGAAAAGAACCACCGGGCCCTGGCATCTTGCCTTAGGGGGtcagttttcccatctgagaTATGAACTGTTTCTGCCATACTCCACCACTTTGGCAACCATCTTCTCTCTAGAGGTGTCTCCACTGGGAAATTATAGGCTAGCTCTGTCCCTCTATAGATTAAGGCAGGGTAAAGCCTAGCAGGTAGGAGGAAAATCTCTGGACTCCGAGCGTCTGagttcacatcccagctctgccattcactggctgtgcgaccttgggcaatttacttACCCTCTCTATGCCTGTTTCCTTGCTGGAAAATGTGAAGAATAAGagtactcatttctttttttttttttttttttttttgagtactcATTTCAAAAGCAGTGTGAGGAATAAATACACGTAAAGGGCTTAGaatagtgccaggcacacagcctTCAGTAAACACAGGCTATCACTAATACCATAAATTTGTACATATTGTCAATAATCGATGAAGTTCTTTTTGTAGGGCTTTAACTGATTCATCtaaatgttactgtttttattaGCAGTGTCCAGCCATCCCAGGGACTTACAGAGAATAGCATGTTCTTCTTGTCCTGGTTCACAGCTCTGGGATCCAGGATAGCATCTGTGTGTTTGGTCACAGACACGGATTCACCTGGTTGTGGAATCAGAAATGAGAAGCCTTATGTgaagacacccccaccccctgacctaGCCCCTGCTCAGCCCCAGCCTCCAGGCCTCACCTGTCAGGATGGACTGGTCCACTCTCAGAGTGGTGGACTTGATCTCGAGGAGGCGGAGGTCAGCGGGCACTTTGTCTCCCACTGTGGGGAGAGAGCTGGCTGAGTGTGGCTTTAGGCACCACCCCCTAGCAAAGCCAGGAGAGCTGCCAGGAACCAAGGCTGGGGCTGAGAGGCAAGGGCCTGAGCTGTGATCCCTGAGATAGGTGCTGCTCCCTGGCCTACAGTCTCCATATCTGTCCAAAACCCCATATCTGGGGTTTTGGCCAAAAAGCTTTGGAGGGATCCAGCAGCCACCCCGCTCTGTGTATACAGCCAGAAAGATGGGGACAAAGGGAGGGATGGGCTCGCCAGCATCACATAATGAAAAGAGGCCCCTAGTGTACCTGCTACTTCCACGATGTCTCCAGGGACGATGTCCCGGGCGCGGATCCTCTGCACGCCCTTGCGGTCCGAGCGGATCACCTTACCCATCTCAGGCTCATACTCTTTCAGGGCCTCAATGGCACTCTCAGCATTGCGTTCCTGCAGAATACGAGGCAGGTAGGTGGTCTGTCCCCACTGGCCCTACCTGGCTGACCCCTTGTAATGACACCCTTGGGGCCTGGGATACAGCTAGAAGCAGAAGGACCTGCAGCGGGACTCTAACACCAAGTGGCGGTCACATCCAGCAGCTGGGACACCCCAGGGTCCAGCCCACCTCTACCTCCCACCTGCCATACGCCCACGATGGCATTGGCCACGAGGATCAGCATGATGACCAGAGGCTCCACGAAGGCTGTTGTGGTCTCCTCGCCCTCCTCAAAACAGGCCAGGACCTATGGAGTGAGAGTTAGTGAGCTGGGGCTATGCTGTGTGCCGGGGTCTGCTCACCGTTTCCTTCACACCCCAGATCTCCTGTCTGCTCTCCTGTTTTGGGAGAGATCCCCCCAGGGCACCCTGGGCTTGGAGAGGGCTGCTCTGAGGCTCTGGCTTAGAACACTCAGCTCTTGCAGTTAGTGACTGTCATGGCCCACATCCCACCCAGCCGACTTTCAGGACAAGGGGCGGTTATACAGCTGCCAGCCTGCCCAGCTGTGGTTCTCCAAGTGTGATGCTACACTGGCGGCAGTAgcagcatctgggaacttgttagaaatgcaattcTCAGGGTCCATCTCAGTTCCCCTGAGTCAGAAAGTCTGGGGTGAGGCCCCAACAGTCTATGTTTGAACAAACCCAGCTAATCCCATTGCGGACTAATGCCTGAAGTCCACTGGCCAGAGAAGCATAATTTCAGTCAGAGTCCAGGCCTGGAGGCAAAAGACCTGATTAAAGTCCCATTCCCACCTCTTGGCCCAAGTGGGTACTTGTTACTCCCCTCCACGGGTCTCAGTGTGTCCATCTGTACTATAGAGGAGTATCAGCACCCTTTTGGCTAAGCTGTTGTAGGCACCTGCATagatagggttttttttctctggAAGAGTCCTCAGTTTCTACAAGGACAGTTGCCAGGAAGGCCAGATACAGCTGGCTGGGCCCCCGCTGCCCCGCACTCCATGTTACCTACATGAGgtctcctccccaggccctgctgggCACAGGGCCAAGAGCAGGAACTGTGTCCACTCCCAGGGGGGCCATTTCCCTGCATTACCCTTGGGTTTCTGCTGCTCAGCCATCAGTGACAATCAccgtccccccccctccccacagctcCACCCTGGGCCCCTGATCCTACAGGTCCAGGAGGGTTTCAGGCAGTGAAAATAGCGGAAGAGTAAAGGGAGAAGCAGCCACAGAGAAGCTGTAAGAGGTTAAGGTCCAAATTCTTCTGTGGGGCATTGGGAACCATGGAAAGGGCTCTCCACCACCAGGGACAATTTGGCAACATagggaggctttttttttaacgttttatttatttattttgagagacagcacatgtgTGCACTCATGCATgcgcatgaaggggggagggggagagagagagagagagagagagagagagagaaagaatcccaagcaggctctgtcctgtcagcacagagcccaatgcggggcttgatcccatgagcctgtgacatcatgacttgagctgaaaccaagagtcagacgcttaaccaactgagccacctaggtactgCGAGAGACATctgattgtcacaactggggagtACCACTGGGGAGGCAGGCTTTGAGGCAAGCTGAAGTCTGAGCAAGGCAAGAGGTATGTAGGGGTCCAGGGATGCCCATGGCTAAGAAGACAGACCTGTGATTCAGAGCCTGGGCCTCTGAGCACTGCCCCAACCTGGCCTTCCCTTCCGGGAAGACTGATGCTGTGGGACGGGGGCCTTACTTACGAAGGAGACCAGGGCAGCCAACAGCAGGATGCGCACCAGGAGGTCTTCAAACTGCTCCAGCACCAGCTCCCACAGGGACTTCCCTGAGAACCGGAGTACTAGGTGAAGCCTGGATTCCTTACCAAGTGACTTGCCCCCATTCAGAGCTGGGACCGCCTCAGAGACCACCTGGCCCACTCCCTCCATACCACTTAAAGACTGATAGCCTGAGGCCCTACAGGCACAGGTGGGTGataccggggcggggggggggggggggctcggcaAAGCCTCACTCtgttggggagagggaaggttACAACCTGACAGTGAATGGCCCAAGAATGTTGCCTGGTGGCCTTGCAGCCCACCCTGGCCCAAGCCTTACCTTCCTCAGTTGGGAGCTCTGTGGGATCCAGGCAGTCACAGGAGCCATGAGGAGACAAGAGATAATCGGGTTATGCAGTGGGGCCATGGAGGAGTCTCAGCAGTCCCTCCCCACTATGCCTACCCAGACCACCATGATGGTCGAGAGATATCCCCACAGCTCTCTGAGGTCACAGAATGGATGGTCTGAGCACAGAGGCTTCCATTGCTCCCCTCGCTTCACCCCACTCTGGTTGAGGAAGATCTGGTATGGCATGGTATGGCATGGCTCACCTTGGGACATGGGTCCTTCTAGACCCTCCTCCACTGCACAGAGAAACTGAGCAAACTGTTAAAGAGAAGGGACCCCAGAGGTCACCAGTGAGTTGATAGCTCCCTTGCACTGCTCTTTCTCAGACGGCTGCCCAATCCTGTTCAATGTCCTCTATGGCCATGGCAAGG of the Neofelis nebulosa isolate mNeoNeb1 chromosome 16, mNeoNeb1.pri, whole genome shotgun sequence genome contains:
- the ATP2A3 gene encoding sarcoplasmic/endoplasmic reticulum calcium ATPase 3 isoform X4 — its product is MEAAHLLSAADVLRRFSVTVEGGLRPEQVTSARERYGPNELPTEEGKSLWELVLEQFEDLLVRILLLAALVSFVLACFEEGEETTTAFVEPLVIMLILVANAIVGVWQERNAESAIEALKEYEPEMGKVIRSDRKGVQRIRARDIVPGDIVEVAVGDKVPADLRLLEIKSTTLRVDQSILTGESVSVTKHTDAILDPRAVNQDKKNMLFSGTNIASGKALGVAVATGLHTELGKIRSQMAAVEPERTPLQHKLDEFGRQLSRAISVICVAVWVINISHFADPAHGGSWLRGAVYYFKIAVALAVAAIPEGLPAVITTCLALGTRRMARKNAIVRSLPSVETLGCTSVICSDKTGTLTTNQMSVCRMFVVAEAEASSCRLHEFTISGTTYAPEGEVRQAEQLVRCGQFDGLVELATICALCNDSALDYNEAKGVYEKVGEATETALTCLVEKMNVFDTNLQALSRVERASACNAVIKQLMRKEFTLEFSRDRKSMSVYCTPTRPGLAAQGSKMFVKGAPESVIERCSSVRVGSCTVPLNATSREQILAKIRDWGSGSDTLRCLALATRDAPPRKEDMQLDDCSKFAQYEMDLTFVGCVGMLDPPRPEVAACIARCHQAGIRVVMITGDNKGTAVAICRRLGIFKDTEDVVGKAYTGREFDDLSPEQQRQACRTACCFARVEPAHKSRIVENLQSFNEITAMTGDGVNDAPALKKAEIGIAMGSGTAVAKSAAEMVLSDDNFASIVAAVEEGRAIYNNMKQFIRYLISSNVGEVVCIFLTAILGLPEALIPVQLLWVNLVTDGLPATALGFNPPDLDIMEKLPRNPREALISGWLFFRYLAIGVYVGLATVAAATWWFLYDAEGPHVTFYQLRNFLKCSEDNPLFADIDCEVFESRFPTTMALSVLVTIEMCNALNSVSENQSLLRMPPWLNPWLLAAVAMSMALHFLILLVPPLPLIFQVTPLSGRQWVVVLQISLPVILLDEALKYLSRNHVDACLNADILRAVSQAWSGQPLTTSRIPDHTGLASLVLPCRRVEEGVLCF
- the ATP2A3 gene encoding sarcoplasmic/endoplasmic reticulum calcium ATPase 3 isoform X3 yields the protein MEAAHLLSAADVLRRFSVTVEGGLRPEQVTSARERYGPNELPTEEGKSLWELVLEQFEDLLVRILLLAALVSFVLACFEEGEETTTAFVEPLVIMLILVANAIVGVWQERNAESAIEALKEYEPEMGKVIRSDRKGVQRIRARDIVPGDIVEVAVGDKVPADLRLLEIKSTTLRVDQSILTGESVSVTKHTDAILDPRAVNQDKKNMLFSGTNIASGKALGVAVATGLHTELGKIRSQMAAVEPERTPLQHKLDEFGRQLSRAISVICVAVWVINISHFADPAHGGSWLRGAVYYFKIAVALAVAAIPEGLPAVITTCLALGTRRMARKNAIVRSLPSVETLGCTSVICSDKTGTLTTNQMSVCRMFVVAEAEASSCRLHEFTISGTTYAPEGEVRQAEQLVRCGQFDGLVELATICALCNDSALDYNEAKGVYEKVGEATETALTCLVEKMNVFDTNLQALSRVERASACNAVIKQLMRKEFTLEFSRDRKSMSVYCTPTRPGLAAQGSKMFVKGAPESVIERCSSVRVGSCTVPLNATSREQILAKIRDWGSGSDTLRCLALATRDAPPRKEDMQLDDCSKFAQYEMDLTFVGCVGMLDPPRPEVAACIARCHQAGIRVVMITGDNKGTAVAICRRLGIFKDTEDVVGKAYTGREFDDLSPEQQRQACRTACCFARVEPAHKSRIVENLQSFNEITAMTGDGVNDAPALKKAEIGIAMGSGTAVAKSAAEMVLSDDNFASIVAAVEEGRAIYNNMKQFIRYLISSNVGEVVCIFLTAILGLPEALIPVQLLWVNLVTDGLPATALGFNPPDLDIMEKLPRNPREALISGWLFFRYLAIGEELPEVLRGQPTLC